The following proteins are co-located in the Candidatus Accumulibacter cognatus genome:
- a CDS encoding DMT family transporter, producing MSHRRAAALMVLVTLLWSIAGVVSRHLDAASGFEVTFWRSLFNALALSVALTLLRGPGLWHELANAAWPVWFSGLCWAVMFTAFMLAITLTTVANVLVTMAIGPLITALFTRIFLQHRLPARTWLAIVVAGTGIAWMFGQEAQSGLSLTGTLVALAVPLAAALNFTTLQHVGRRRTTADGTARQNMLPAVLIGAVLSAALTLPMAYPFQASVHDLGLLALLGVVQLAIPCLLVVRLSRELPAPEIALLGLLEVVFGVTWAWLGAGEQPAASTLTGGSLVLGALVANEVLALLRPTGNLPAGPTS from the coding sequence ATGTCACATCGCCGTGCTGCCGCTCTGATGGTGCTGGTAACACTGCTCTGGAGCATCGCCGGAGTGGTCTCGCGCCATCTCGATGCCGCAAGCGGCTTTGAAGTTACGTTCTGGCGCAGCCTGTTCAATGCGCTGGCGCTGAGTGTCGCGCTGACGCTGTTGCGCGGACCCGGCCTGTGGCACGAGCTGGCGAACGCTGCGTGGCCAGTGTGGTTCTCTGGCCTCTGCTGGGCGGTGATGTTCACCGCTTTCATGCTGGCGATTACCCTCACCACGGTCGCCAACGTCCTGGTAACGATGGCCATCGGCCCCTTGATCACGGCCCTGTTCACCCGCATCTTCCTGCAGCACCGGCTGCCAGCCCGGACCTGGCTGGCAATCGTGGTGGCCGGCACGGGCATTGCCTGGATGTTCGGACAGGAAGCGCAAAGTGGCTTGTCGCTGACGGGAACCCTGGTCGCGCTCGCCGTGCCGCTGGCCGCCGCGCTCAACTTCACGACGCTGCAGCATGTCGGTCGTCGCCGGACCACTGCTGACGGAACGGCTCGCCAGAACATGTTGCCAGCCGTCCTGATCGGTGCCGTGCTGTCAGCCGCCTTGACTCTGCCGATGGCGTATCCCTTTCAGGCCTCGGTCCATGACCTCGGTCTGCTGGCACTGCTCGGAGTCGTGCAACTGGCAATTCCTTGTCTGCTGGTGGTACGCCTGTCGCGTGAACTGCCAGCGCCGGAGATTGCCTTGCTCGGTCTGCTTGAAGTCGTTTTCGGTGTCACCTGGGCCTGGCTCGGTGCCGGAGAACAGCCGGCAGCAAGCACCCTGACCGGCGGTTCGCTGGTGCTTGGCGCGCTGGTAGCGAACGAGGTCCTGGCTTTGCTGCGGCCAACCGGGAACTTGCCTGCGGGACCAACCTCCTGA
- a CDS encoding GMC family oxidoreductase: MRANVVIVGAGAGAGGAACAWALASRGVRVPVLESGPWYDPGLENRLHLPDWEQHAFPDGTEYRHAYTFAQMQALNPQWAQLRSWNHNLCQSAGDTRRALKYQHVRGVGGSTLHFVGEAHRLHPVAMRMASRFGVGADWPIAYGELERFYVEAEYLIGVAGPGHDCHRPRSRAYPLPPHAHSYASQRIGGACARLGMSWSPNPLAILSEPWQGRPGCNYCGQCARGCPRADKGSADVTFVAQTQASGRCTVLAQCHVTVIVPGDGDRVARVGWVDADGTEHSLRPRARVLACGAVQTPCLLLASANAHAPQGLANESGQVGRNFMETMAWASSALHPEVLGSHRGVPSDGICWDFNAPEAIPGTPGGVRFSVGMAEMDLAGPINYERRVASGWGRAHRAAMRNSFGRVLSVASVGEFLPNYGTYIDLDPHVRDAHGLALARIHSRIDEPELRRLVFMAGKCREILQAAGTAKPFEEFGTYDTFNATHVFSTCRMGSDARHSVVDKDCRSHRWRNLFIVDASVFPSSGGESPSLTIEALAIRAGAHIRNLLAQREL; this comes from the coding sequence ATGCGCGCGAATGTGGTCATCGTCGGCGCCGGCGCTGGCGCCGGTGGCGCAGCTTGCGCATGGGCTCTGGCCAGCCGCGGTGTACGCGTTCCGGTTCTGGAGTCCGGGCCCTGGTATGACCCGGGCCTTGAAAACCGCCTGCACCTGCCGGACTGGGAGCAGCATGCCTTTCCGGATGGGACGGAATACCGCCACGCGTACACCTTCGCGCAGATGCAGGCCCTGAACCCACAGTGGGCGCAACTGCGATCGTGGAACCATAATCTCTGCCAGTCTGCCGGTGACACTCGGCGGGCATTGAAATACCAGCACGTCCGGGGCGTGGGGGGCAGCACCCTGCATTTCGTCGGAGAAGCGCACCGCCTCCATCCGGTGGCGATGCGCATGGCCAGCCGCTTCGGTGTCGGCGCCGACTGGCCGATTGCCTACGGCGAACTGGAACGTTTCTACGTCGAGGCAGAGTACCTGATCGGTGTTGCCGGCCCAGGGCATGATTGCCATCGTCCGCGCAGCCGGGCCTATCCACTGCCACCCCACGCGCATAGCTACGCCAGCCAGCGCATCGGCGGCGCCTGTGCCAGGCTGGGCATGAGCTGGTCGCCAAATCCCCTGGCAATCCTTTCCGAACCCTGGCAGGGCCGGCCCGGCTGCAACTACTGCGGTCAATGTGCCCGCGGTTGCCCGCGCGCCGACAAGGGTAGCGCAGATGTCACCTTCGTCGCCCAGACGCAGGCCAGCGGACGCTGTACGGTGCTGGCGCAATGTCATGTCACGGTCATCGTGCCTGGGGATGGCGATCGCGTCGCCAGGGTCGGCTGGGTCGACGCCGACGGTACCGAGCACTCGCTGCGGCCGCGCGCGCGGGTGCTCGCCTGCGGGGCGGTGCAGACGCCTTGCTTGCTGCTGGCCAGCGCCAATGCACATGCACCGCAAGGTCTGGCCAACGAGTCCGGTCAGGTGGGCCGCAATTTCATGGAAACCATGGCCTGGGCCAGCAGCGCGTTGCACCCGGAAGTCCTGGGCAGCCACCGCGGCGTGCCGTCGGACGGCATTTGCTGGGATTTCAACGCTCCGGAGGCCATTCCCGGTACCCCGGGCGGCGTGCGCTTCAGTGTCGGCATGGCGGAAATGGACTTGGCCGGACCCATCAACTATGAACGCAGGGTGGCCAGCGGCTGGGGGCGCGCGCATCGTGCAGCCATGCGCAACAGCTTTGGCCGGGTTCTCTCGGTGGCGTCCGTCGGCGAGTTTCTACCCAACTACGGCACCTATATCGACCTCGACCCGCACGTTCGTGATGCCCACGGCCTGGCGCTGGCGCGCATCCATAGCCGCATTGACGAGCCCGAGCTTCGTCGCCTGGTGTTCATGGCTGGCAAGTGCCGGGAAATCCTGCAGGCAGCCGGGACTGCAAAGCCTTTCGAGGAATTTGGCACTTACGATACCTTCAACGCCACGCATGTTTTCAGCACCTGCCGGATGGGGAGCGATGCGCGTCATTCGGTGGTGGACAAGGATTGCCGTAGCCACCGTTGGCGCAATCTGTTCATTGTCGACGCGAGTGTGTTCCCGAGCAGCGGCGGCGAATCGCCATCACTGACCATCGAGGCCCTGGCGATCCGGGCCGGAGCGCATATCCGCAATCTGCTTGCGCAGCGCGAATTGTGA
- a CDS encoding adenylosuccinate synthetase, with translation MPRLVSLLGLGFGDCGKGVFTDALCRRWQVHTVVRFNGGAQAGHNVVLPDGRQHTFSQFAAGTLVPGVATVLAYPVVVHPGALLVEHSRLQSIGVDDGLERLFIDRRCRVNTPFHQAAGRLRELARGAAAHGSCGVGVGETVRHALAHPEHTLHYGDLARPALAMQKLQAIRRDLLPAFAALGEVAANAAAIAAEHRLLADAQLAEAWLENIQNLLRDVPPSSADRIAARLARPGTVLFEGAQGVLLDEWRGFHPHTTWSSIHPRAVEAVAADYGCPARVEHLGVLRAYLTRHGAGPFPTADAGLDVLPEPHNRDQGWQGRFRRGHSDGVLLRYALAASGRLDGLLVSHLDAFRHVPGLRWCEAYETTVPGEESRAAGWLAPAGRVTRLPCTAREDLAHQAALTDLLFRVRPVYQARMLTVAASLLDRLEQAAACPIWFASCGPTHEAVKVCWRQCEVTV, from the coding sequence ATGCCCCGCCTGGTCTCCCTGCTCGGTCTGGGTTTCGGCGATTGTGGCAAGGGCGTGTTCACCGACGCCCTGTGCCGGCGCTGGCAGGTACACACGGTCGTCCGTTTTAACGGCGGTGCGCAGGCCGGGCACAACGTCGTTCTGCCCGACGGCCGGCAGCATACCTTCTCGCAATTCGCCGCCGGGACGCTGGTGCCGGGCGTGGCGACCGTTCTCGCCTATCCGGTGGTCGTCCATCCCGGCGCGCTTCTGGTCGAGCATTCCCGGCTGCAGTCGATAGGCGTCGATGATGGCCTGGAGCGCCTGTTCATCGATCGGCGCTGTCGGGTCAATACGCCTTTCCATCAGGCCGCCGGTCGTCTGCGCGAGCTGGCTCGTGGCGCCGCGGCGCACGGAAGCTGCGGCGTCGGGGTCGGCGAAACCGTTCGCCATGCACTCGCTCACCCTGAGCACACGCTGCATTACGGCGATCTGGCCCGACCCGCGCTGGCGATGCAGAAACTGCAGGCCATTCGCCGCGATCTCCTGCCCGCGTTCGCTGCCCTGGGCGAAGTGGCCGCAAATGCGGCAGCAATCGCGGCCGAGCATCGTTTGCTCGCCGACGCGCAGCTTGCCGAAGCCTGGCTGGAAAATATCCAGAACCTGTTGCGGGATGTTCCCCCATCGTCGGCAGACAGAATCGCCGCGCGCCTGGCGCGCCCCGGGACGGTCTTGTTCGAGGGGGCACAGGGCGTTCTTCTCGATGAATGGCGGGGATTTCATCCGCACACCACCTGGAGCAGCATCCACCCGCGCGCCGTCGAAGCGGTCGCGGCAGACTACGGCTGCCCTGCCCGGGTCGAGCACCTCGGGGTCCTGCGTGCCTATCTCACGCGGCACGGAGCGGGTCCCTTCCCGACGGCCGACGCCGGACTGGACGTTCTCCCGGAACCGCATAACCGCGACCAGGGCTGGCAGGGCCGCTTCCGGCGCGGCCACTCGGACGGCGTGCTCCTGCGCTACGCCCTGGCTGCCAGCGGACGTCTCGACGGCCTGCTGGTCAGTCACCTCGATGCTTTCCGGCATGTGCCCGGGCTGCGCTGGTGCGAGGCCTACGAGACGACCGTGCCCGGAGAAGAGAGCAGGGCTGCCGGCTGGCTGGCGCCGGCCGGGCGCGTGACACGCCTGCCGTGCACCGCCAGAGAAGACCTGGCACACCAGGCAGCGCTGACGGACCTGCTCTTCCGGGTACGTCCGGTCTATCAGGCGCGCATGCTGACTGTAGCGGCGTCGCTGCTCGACCGGCTGGAGCAGGCCGCTGCCTGCCCGATCTGGTTTGCCTCCTGCGGGCCGACCCACGAAGCGGTCAAGGTGTGCTGGAGGCAGTGTGAGGTAACCGTCTGA
- a CDS encoding VWA domain-containing protein produces MGYGSYSHSAHAALTTDRAALSRAEVFKQRGCHALMDPKGLSVREARDSAEHPNSLGIVFALDVTGSMGNIPEYLARRDLPTFMKLLTDCRVPDPQVMFMAIGDATSDGAPLQVGQFETTAELIDQWLTWSYLEGGGGGSNSESYELAFYVLAQHTDLDCWVKRRKRGYLFMTGDEHPYPVVSRHQIEALIGERLDEDIALEEVVAAAAESWHLFFLIPDRQRRQNCEARWREVLGDQVICMESHVDTCTVAAAIVGLTEGALRGVDALADVLHANGTPRDRIAATIRALQSYADLIDPDAPKRIHTHPTSTAIGKPDWWKRLFS; encoded by the coding sequence ATGGGCTACGGTAGTTATTCGCACAGCGCGCATGCGGCGCTGACCACGGATCGGGCGGCGCTGTCACGCGCCGAAGTCTTCAAACAACGCGGCTGTCACGCCTTGATGGACCCCAAGGGTCTGTCGGTTCGCGAAGCGCGCGACAGCGCCGAACATCCGAACTCGCTTGGCATCGTCTTTGCGCTCGATGTCACCGGCTCGATGGGGAATATTCCAGAATACCTGGCACGCCGCGATCTGCCGACTTTCATGAAGTTGCTGACCGATTGCCGGGTTCCCGACCCGCAGGTGATGTTCATGGCAATTGGCGACGCCACCTCGGATGGCGCGCCGCTGCAGGTTGGGCAGTTCGAAACCACCGCGGAACTGATCGACCAGTGGCTCACCTGGAGTTACCTCGAAGGGGGAGGCGGGGGCTCTAATAGCGAGAGCTACGAGCTGGCTTTCTACGTGCTCGCGCAACACACCGACCTCGACTGCTGGGTGAAGCGCAGAAAACGTGGCTATCTGTTCATGACCGGCGATGAACATCCCTATCCGGTCGTTTCCCGCCATCAGATCGAAGCCTTGATCGGCGAGAGGCTCGACGAAGACATTGCGCTCGAGGAGGTCGTCGCCGCTGCCGCCGAATCCTGGCATCTCTTCTTCCTGATTCCGGATCGGCAACGCCGTCAAAACTGTGAAGCGCGCTGGCGCGAGGTGCTCGGCGATCAGGTGATCTGCATGGAATCGCATGTGGACACCTGTACGGTCGCGGCAGCAATCGTCGGTCTGACCGAGGGTGCCCTCCGCGGTGTCGACGCGCTCGCCGATGTCCTGCATGCCAACGGCACCCCGCGTGATCGCATTGCCGCCACCATCCGCGCGCTGCAGTCTTATGCTGATCTCATCGACCCGGACGCGCCGAAGCGCATCCACACGCATCCGACTTCGACCGCGATCGGCAAACCCGATTGGTGGAAGCGCCTTTTTTCCTGA
- a CDS encoding protein kinase family protein: MSFTALTCPQCGAALPRQASWRMVVCPYCSATVTRNKSLVQAAPLREAAARVRAQALAGYPSTLPVLRWQGQRYQLLKRVGVGEHAEVHLAERMGPFPERVIVKLVHAGTRSGVLAAEAAILRALQASTLAEAAYFSQRVPQAIASGVGETACGNQREGLLLRHPSGYWGSLAQVLRYAANGIEPRHAVWIWRRVLEVLAFAHDSDWTHGDLRPEHWLVHPRDHGVLLVGWSRAMPGADDAAIARDLRQSAWTLRALLCGGDTLPTCGRSTPPPLVDLLERSSEDAAWCAEVGARGLDQALVAAARASFGPPKFIPFNPTSATCR; the protein is encoded by the coding sequence ATGTCCTTCACCGCACTCACCTGTCCGCAATGCGGTGCGGCACTGCCCCGACAGGCGAGCTGGCGCATGGTGGTCTGTCCTTATTGCAGCGCGACGGTTACCCGCAACAAGTCGCTCGTGCAGGCGGCACCCTTGCGCGAAGCAGCCGCGCGAGTTCGTGCGCAGGCCCTGGCCGGCTACCCATCGACCTTGCCGGTGTTGCGCTGGCAGGGGCAACGCTACCAATTGCTCAAGCGGGTGGGTGTCGGCGAACATGCCGAGGTCCATCTTGCTGAACGCATGGGTCCCTTTCCGGAGCGGGTGATCGTCAAACTGGTGCACGCCGGTACGAGATCCGGCGTGCTTGCAGCCGAGGCCGCGATCCTGCGCGCCCTGCAGGCGAGTACGCTGGCAGAGGCGGCGTACTTCTCGCAAAGGGTGCCGCAAGCGATTGCCAGCGGTGTTGGCGAAACAGCCTGCGGGAACCAGCGGGAAGGGCTGCTGCTCCGCCATCCTTCCGGATACTGGGGTAGCCTGGCGCAGGTCTTGCGTTACGCAGCAAACGGAATCGAGCCCCGGCACGCTGTCTGGATCTGGCGGCGAGTCCTCGAAGTGCTGGCATTTGCGCACGACAGCGACTGGACTCATGGCGACCTGAGGCCCGAGCACTGGCTCGTGCACCCGCGCGATCACGGCGTGCTCCTCGTCGGCTGGTCGCGCGCCATGCCTGGAGCGGATGACGCAGCGATTGCCCGCGATCTGCGGCAATCGGCATGGACCCTGCGTGCGCTCTTGTGCGGAGGCGACACGCTGCCCACCTGCGGGCGCAGTACGCCTCCTCCCCTGGTGGATTTGCTGGAACGCAGCAGCGAAGACGCCGCCTGGTGTGCCGAGGTCGGCGCGCGCGGGCTTGACCAGGCGCTGGTCGCGGCCGCTCGCGCCTCTTTCGGGCCGCCGAAATTCATCCCTTTCAACCCCACTTCGGCGACTTGCCGCTAG
- a CDS encoding bifunctional nicotinamide-nucleotide adenylyltransferase/Nudix hydroxylase produces the protein MTPDRFDIAVLIGRFQPFHNAHAALLARTLQSAGQVIVLLGSAHAARNVKNPFTWEERAAMIGSTLDDATRERVRFLPIRDYYDDRRWGEAVVAAVQEYSAPGARIALVGYLKDASSKYLQRFPRWQFVAVPKFDEIDATSIRQIYFESEDWPATQALLGGLLPTPIVHYLKGWTRLPHYHPLRGEHLALEENRRVWGSGPFVTVDAVVTASAHVLLVERGRLPGKGLWAVPGGFLEPRERVLQGAIRELREETGLGLLDSTLEVALQGVAVFDHPDRSLRGRTITHAHWFDLGDCRLPEVSGADDAARARWTPIAELRALESRFFEDHFNLLDHFLSLHP, from the coding sequence ATGACCCCCGACCGATTCGACATTGCCGTACTGATTGGCCGTTTCCAGCCCTTCCACAATGCGCATGCGGCTTTGCTCGCCAGAACCCTGCAAAGCGCCGGGCAGGTGATCGTCCTGCTCGGATCGGCGCACGCCGCGCGCAATGTCAAGAACCCGTTTACCTGGGAGGAGCGCGCCGCCATGATCGGCAGCACGCTCGACGACGCGACGCGCGAGCGTGTCCGTTTTCTGCCGATTCGCGACTACTACGACGATCGGCGCTGGGGCGAGGCGGTCGTCGCCGCGGTGCAGGAATACAGTGCCCCTGGCGCGCGGATTGCCCTCGTCGGCTACCTCAAGGATGCCTCCAGCAAATACCTGCAGCGCTTTCCGCGCTGGCAGTTCGTCGCCGTACCGAAATTTGACGAGATCGACGCGACCAGTATCCGCCAGATCTACTTCGAGAGCGAAGACTGGCCGGCGACGCAGGCGTTGCTCGGCGGGCTGCTGCCGACGCCGATCGTCCACTATCTGAAGGGCTGGACCCGCTTGCCGCATTATCACCCACTGCGCGGCGAGCATCTGGCCCTCGAGGAGAACCGGCGGGTCTGGGGAAGCGGTCCTTTCGTGACCGTGGATGCGGTCGTCACCGCGTCCGCGCATGTCCTGCTCGTCGAACGTGGGCGTTTGCCGGGAAAGGGCTTGTGGGCCGTGCCGGGCGGTTTTCTCGAGCCGCGCGAGCGCGTCCTGCAAGGCGCGATTCGTGAGCTGCGCGAAGAAACCGGTCTCGGCCTGCTCGATTCCACCCTTGAAGTGGCCCTGCAAGGCGTTGCCGTCTTCGATCATCCCGACCGCAGTCTGCGCGGGCGAACGATCACGCATGCGCATTGGTTCGATCTCGGCGACTGCCGCTTGCCCGAGGTCAGCGGCGCTGACGATGCGGCGCGAGCCAGGTGGACTCCGATCGCAGAACTCAGGGCCCTGGAAAGTCGCTTTTTTGAAGATCACTTCAATCTGCTCGACCACTTCCTGTCCCTTCATCCCTGA
- a CDS encoding NAD+ synthase, with protein sequence MNAFRLTLAQLNPTIGDIDGNIGLMCRAAAQAHAEQAQMVVFPELSLTGYPPGDLLDEADFIERAAAGLDTLLAASHATPGLCWVVGAPMQRSGPGKPLENCLLVLRDGALLLRYAKQLLPTYNVFDERRHFEPGPDVARILRVDGTQVGFLICEDGWNDAGSDYAVNPFSRLADARPDLLVTINASPSNIGKREQRHRLFAAASQRHQIPLVYVNQIGGHDQLVFDGASFAVSPAAGVVFEAPRFVEAVSTLQWDGTNFLSATGEALPPVAAEGLPVMEFYRRQIVLGLRDYARRCGFSSAVVGSSGGIDSALTLALAVEALGADHVVAITMPSSFSTPGSVDDSEVLCRRLGIRLIEHPIHDLVSQFAAGFAAACGGPLRGLALENLQARVRGTILMEYSNSYGHLLLTTGNKSEISVGYCTLYGDTNGGLGLIGDLYKTEVFALSRHLNECADGEVIPRAILDKEPSAELAPGQRDTDSLPPYPILDTILKVLIEGERLGADEHAEVESAYAQLLANAEGRALVTRIRRMIARNEYKRRQAPPILRLRGRAFGSGRQMPIAACYD encoded by the coding sequence ATGAATGCCTTTCGCCTTACCCTCGCGCAGTTGAATCCGACGATCGGCGACATCGACGGCAACATCGGCCTGATGTGTCGCGCAGCCGCGCAGGCGCATGCCGAGCAGGCGCAGATGGTGGTTTTTCCTGAACTGTCCCTGACCGGCTACCCGCCCGGCGACCTGCTCGATGAAGCCGATTTCATCGAGCGCGCGGCGGCGGGGCTCGACACACTGCTCGCCGCCAGCCACGCGACACCAGGCCTGTGCTGGGTGGTCGGCGCACCGATGCAGCGCAGCGGACCCGGCAAGCCGCTCGAAAACTGTCTGCTCGTGCTTCGCGACGGGGCGCTTTTACTCAGATACGCGAAGCAGTTGCTGCCGACCTACAATGTTTTTGACGAGCGCCGCCATTTCGAACCGGGACCGGATGTTGCCCGGATCCTGCGCGTCGACGGCACGCAGGTCGGTTTCCTGATCTGCGAAGACGGCTGGAACGACGCCGGCAGCGACTATGCGGTCAACCCGTTTAGCCGCCTCGCCGATGCCCGTCCCGATCTGCTGGTGACGATCAACGCCAGTCCGTCGAACATCGGCAAGCGCGAACAGCGCCATCGTCTCTTCGCGGCGGCCAGTCAGCGCCACCAGATCCCGCTGGTCTATGTGAACCAGATCGGCGGGCACGATCAACTGGTCTTCGACGGCGCCTCGTTCGCCGTTTCTCCGGCTGCCGGTGTGGTGTTCGAGGCGCCGCGCTTTGTCGAAGCGGTGAGCACGCTGCAATGGGACGGCACGAATTTCCTGTCGGCCACCGGGGAAGCCCTGCCGCCAGTCGCAGCCGAAGGTCTGCCGGTGATGGAGTTCTACCGCCGGCAGATCGTTCTCGGCCTGCGCGACTACGCTCGCCGCTGCGGCTTCAGCAGCGCGGTCGTCGGCTCCTCGGGCGGGATCGACAGCGCGCTGACGCTGGCGCTCGCCGTCGAGGCGCTCGGCGCGGACCATGTCGTCGCCATCACCATGCCCTCGTCTTTCTCTACGCCAGGCAGCGTTGATGACTCCGAAGTGCTCTGCCGCAGGCTCGGAATCCGCCTGATCGAGCATCCGATCCACGACCTCGTCAGCCAGTTCGCGGCGGGCTTCGCCGCGGCCTGCGGCGGCCCCTTGCGCGGCCTGGCGCTCGAGAATCTGCAGGCGCGGGTGCGCGGCACCATCCTGATGGAGTATTCCAACAGTTATGGCCACCTGCTGCTCACCACCGGCAACAAGAGCGAAATCTCGGTCGGCTATTGCACGCTGTACGGCGATACCAACGGCGGTCTGGGTTTGATCGGTGACCTCTACAAGACCGAAGTCTTTGCCTTGAGCCGGCACCTCAACGAATGCGCCGATGGCGAAGTGATCCCGCGAGCGATCCTCGACAAGGAGCCTTCGGCAGAACTCGCGCCCGGTCAGCGGGACACCGACAGCCTGCCTCCGTATCCGATCCTGGACACGATCCTCAAGGTGCTGATCGAGGGTGAGCGCCTCGGTGCCGACGAGCACGCGGAAGTCGAGTCCGCCTATGCGCAACTGCTGGCCAACGCCGAGGGCCGGGCGCTGGTGACGAGAATACGGCGCATGATCGCGCGCAACGAATACAAGCGACGCCAGGCCCCGCCGATTCTGCGCCTGCGCGGGCGCGCTTTCGGCAGCGGCCGGCAGATGCCGATTGCCGCTTGCTATGACTGA
- the pncB gene encoding nicotinate phosphoribosyltransferase, translating into MTWQKIHPPVVRSLLENDLYKFTMWQALLHSHPGAQAEYAFFCRNRPVYPLAELKADVDAELDHLCTLTFSDDELAYLRSLRFIKSDFVDFLSVFRFQRRFISTRADGEHLRVIASGPLVHVMAFEIFVLYMVNELYFRRLSTDASILAVARERLQAKVGFLKSERQALLSATEPFIFFDFGLRRRYSAAWHEEVVRTLASEVPEHFRGTSNVYLAKKLGLTPIGTMAHEYLQAYQAFGFRLRDFQKAALEAWVQEYRGDLGIALTDVVGMDAFLADFDLYFAKLFDGLRHDSGDPLEWAEKALRHYAQLHIDPMSKRLVFSDGLNLPRAVDLYRRLRGRVQTSYGIGTDLSNDTPHQALNVVMKIMACNGQPVAKLSDSPGKTLCEDGTFLAYLRQVFNHPVERP; encoded by the coding sequence ATGACCTGGCAGAAAATTCATCCCCCCGTCGTTCGCAGCCTGCTGGAGAACGATCTCTACAAGTTCACGATGTGGCAGGCGCTGCTGCACAGCCACCCGGGAGCGCAGGCCGAATACGCCTTTTTCTGCCGGAACCGGCCGGTCTATCCACTGGCGGAGCTCAAGGCCGACGTCGATGCCGAACTCGACCACTTGTGTACCCTGACCTTCAGCGACGATGAACTCGCGTATCTGCGCAGCCTGCGCTTCATCAAGAGCGACTTCGTCGATTTCCTCTCGGTTTTTCGCTTCCAGCGCCGCTTCATCAGCACGCGCGCCGACGGCGAGCATCTGCGGGTCATCGCCAGCGGTCCCCTGGTGCATGTCATGGCATTCGAGATTTTTGTGCTCTACATGGTCAATGAGCTCTATTTTCGCCGGCTATCGACCGATGCCTCGATCCTTGCCGTGGCGCGCGAACGGCTGCAGGCAAAGGTCGGATTCCTGAAATCGGAGCGGCAGGCGCTGCTGTCGGCGACCGAGCCTTTCATCTTCTTCGACTTCGGCCTGCGCCGGCGCTATTCCGCTGCCTGGCACGAGGAAGTCGTGCGCACGCTGGCCAGCGAGGTGCCGGAGCATTTTCGCGGCACTTCCAACGTCTACCTTGCGAAGAAGCTGGGGCTGACGCCGATCGGCACGATGGCGCACGAGTACCTGCAGGCTTACCAGGCGTTCGGCTTTCGTCTGCGCGATTTTCAAAAAGCGGCGCTCGAGGCCTGGGTGCAGGAGTATCGCGGTGATCTCGGCATCGCACTGACCGACGTGGTCGGCATGGATGCCTTTCTCGCCGATTTCGATCTGTACTTTGCCAAGCTGTTCGACGGCCTTCGCCACGATTCGGGCGATCCCCTCGAATGGGCGGAAAAGGCTTTGCGCCACTATGCGCAACTGCACATCGACCCGATGAGCAAGCGCCTGGTTTTCTCCGATGGCCTGAACCTGCCGCGTGCGGTCGATCTGTACCGGCGTTTGCGCGGACGTGTGCAAACCTCCTACGGCATCGGTACCGATCTCTCGAACGATACGCCGCATCAGGCACTGAACGTGGTCATGAAAATCATGGCGTGCAACGGGCAGCCGGTCGCCAAGCTTTCCGATTCTCCGGGCAAGACGTTGTGCGAGGACGGCACCTTCCTGGCCTACCTGCGGCAGGTTTTCAATCATCCGGTGGAAAGGCCATGA